Proteins from one Hoplias malabaricus isolate fHopMal1 chromosome 2, fHopMal1.hap1, whole genome shotgun sequence genomic window:
- the LOC136674493 gene encoding adhesion G protein-coupled receptor E1-like — MPVGMVFLSLTLLTCALFRHQLNVNNVVLVNLCITLLLTNLLLLLSQQSTEHLVCAVVAGFLHFLFLSAFVWMLIDAVLLFISAKNLTKIRTNQEVLNWKTAILIGYLIPLIVVGVSDAAVHNGYNSTACWLNENTSFSWSFYGPVYFILALNMTLFVGIFVIIAFTLKKLNSNILKKRQTLADKKLIISILFKTMARFFTLGCPWILGLIVFKKVEYNSVVIFISLQGVFIFLIHCVFNREVRQQCWRWILTLIFCKRPV; from the exons ATGCCAGTGGGGATGGTGTTCCTGAGCTTGACTCTGCTGACCTGTGCTCTATTTCGACATcaactgaatgtaaacaacgTGGTTCTGGTTAACCTCTGCATAACCCTTCTGCTGACCAACCTTCTCCTTCTGCTCAGTCAACAATCCACTGAACAT TTGGTATGTGCAGTGGTGGCAGGATTCCTgcacttcctcttcctctctgcaTTTGTGTGGATGCTGATTGATGCGGTTCTGCTTTTCATTTCTGCAAAGAACCTCACAAAGATCAGAACCAATCAGGAGGTGCTTAACTGGAAAACTGCAATTCTGATTGGATATCTGATTCCTCTGATTGTGGTGGGCGTGTCTGATGCAGCTGTGCATAATGGATACAACAGCACTGC GTGCTGGCTTAATGAGAACACAAGCTTTTCCTGGAGTTTTTATGGCCCTGTCTACTTCATTCTTGCT TTAAACATGACCCTCTTTGTTGGCATCTTTGTCATCATTGCCTTCACTCTGAAAAAACTCAACAGTAACATCTTGAAGAAGAGGCAGACTCTGGCTGATAAGAAACTCATTATAAGCATCCTGTTTAAAACCATGGCCAGGTTTTTCACCCTTGGTTGCCCCTGGATTTTGGGATTGATCGTGTTCAAAAAGGTGGAGTACAACAGCGTTGTGATCTTCATCTCTCTGCAGGGCGTCTTCATTTTCCTCATCCACTGTGTCTTCAACCGAGAG GTGAGGCAGCAGTGCTGGAGGTGGATACTGACTCTGATTTTCTGCAAAAGGCCTGTTTAA